GCACCCAGCCTTCGGGGACCGCTTTCGCGACGGACCGCGTCCCGGCCGCGTCGGAGCCGGCGGTGGGCTCGGTCAGGCTCCACGCGCCGATCCACTGGCCCGACAGGAGCGGACCGAGGAACCTCCGCTTCTGCTCGCCGGTGCCGTACTGGAAGATGTGGTTCGCGCAGAGCGAGTTGTGAGCCGCGACCGAGATCCCGACCGACCCGTCCACTCGCGACAGCTCCTCGACCGCGATCACGTACTCGGTGTACCCGAGAGCCGCGCCCCCGTACTCGTCCGGGAAGATGATCCCCATGAGACCGAGATCTCCGGCCTTCTTCAGGATCTCCCGCGGAAACTCCTGGGCCTCGTCGAGGTGGCGGACGTGGGGCGCGATCTCGGACTCCGCGAACTCGCGCACGGTCCGGCGGAGCATCTGCTGGTCGTCGGTGAATCCGAAATCCACGCTCTCCCCCTTTCGGTGAAGTCGGCCGATTGCGGTGATTATACGAAGACGACCGGCTCAGGTCGAGGCGGGCCGGAGAGCCGGCGTGCGTGGCGTCGGATCGCCATTCACCCCTTCTTTCCCACCTCCCGCAACGCCGACACCGCCCGCTCCAGCCCCCGATCGTCCACG
This sequence is a window from Terriglobia bacterium. Protein-coding genes within it:
- a CDS encoding acyl-CoA dehydrogenase family protein; this encodes MLRRTVREFAESEIAPHVRHLDEAQEFPREILKKAGDLGLMGIIFPDEYGGAALGYTEYVIAVEELSRVDGSVGISVAAHNSLCANHIFQYGTGEQKRRFLGPLLSGQWIGAWSLTEPTAGSDAAGTRSVAKAVPEGWVLNGSKTFTTHGSVGDVTVVFAVSDPEQGKQGISAFVIPKGTPGFRPGRKEDKMGLRASDTSEVIMDDCRVGPDGFVRGAGS